From the Pungitius pungitius chromosome 6, fPunPun2.1, whole genome shotgun sequence genome, one window contains:
- the LOC134131245 gene encoding uncharacterized protein LOC134131245 produces MSAQPTAQQPSSNLAEAAALINNILASAETIRTLSNVSSVRQQPVVSAAPGADAVDSHLAALFPSRQRSGVTLSAAGPVGRDCAPRYQAQQHFGTWTSKGTRRKRARSQQHDHFNKDVILLPNPSWGIVCRQGTKLRLHKHGHILSAFEFQKAWDQQTVMERIRDSFGEHIPEDVSLQFLMACGNKLVSPKLQEGQELNGMLIHKVFKTKGLYVRPSRILLTDSDEENECSHITTRSTLSSCVTVKDDDCLEVDGPQIYTGRPSTTNVATSDGGMRSKDDPTSSHDGDGNPGTSSGDEHGYGIKHANSSVVERPTAMQGSGTSGHDGGCLARNDGNPGTSSHNEDYSSYLTLMAALPDDYSDDEELNQAIIASMESQTAENAPVQEILLELSSKISTKQQCKFNINHSAVWDGAVRGFQRVSYDPNLMITVKFSDDMGRNEEGIDLGGPRREFLRLLMETMARSPMFEGNENSKNFALDSAALREDRYYTAGRAIAVSLVHGGPPPNFLSPTVYSLLVNGSAKPVLEDIADMELLEKVKKVSESTTLEELEMSKAPLLDYLANAGCLRPMRSIRDRDLLVDDIVMFQVIHRVHGPFQRYSEVLVVWSQIIQNSNQNFTQRWDQVTVRQVTSKSQVIALESRVKSSQRRSKSQVESQVTANKSQVESQVVPF; encoded by the exons ATGTCAGCTCAACCAACTGCTCAACAGCCTTCAAGTAACTTAGCCGAAGCAGCGGCGTTAATTAACAATATATTGGCCTCAGCGGAGACAATTAGAACACTTTCTAATGTCTCAAGTGTTCGGCAGCAGCCGGTCGTTTCCGCGGCTCCAGGTGCAGATGCAGTCGACAGCCACCTAGCAGCTCTCTTTCCGTCCCGGCAGCGTAGCGGCGTAACGCTGTCCGCTGCGGGTCCAGTCGGGAGGGACTGTGCGCCCCGCTATCAAGCGCAACAGCACTTCGGCACGTGGACATCTAAAGGCACGAGGAGAAAAAG AGCTCGGTCACAGCAGCATGACCATTTCAACAAGGACGTAATATTACTTCCCAATCCATCATGGGGAATAGTGTGCAGACAAGGTACAAAATTACGTTTACACAAACATGGGCACATCCTCAGTGCCTTTGAATTCCAGAAGGCCTGGGACCAACAGACTGTTATGGAACGCATCAGAGATAGTTTTGGTGAGCACATTCCAGAGGATGTCAg CCTCCAGTTTCTAATGGCTTGTGGCAATAAGCTGGTGTCCCCGAAACTCCAGGAGGGCCAGGAGCTGAATGGGATGCTAATCCATAAGGTTTTTAAAACCAAAGGCCTGTATGTGAGACCATCAAGGATCCTTTTA actGACTCCGACGAAGAAAATGAATGTTCCCACATCACTACCAGATCAACATTAAGCAGTTGTGTAACAGTCAAGGATGATGACTGTTTGGAAGTTGATGGTCCACAAATCTACACTGGCAGACCTAGCACCACCAACGTTGCTACAAGTGATGGAGGAATGAGAAGTAAGGATGACCCTACTAGCAGTCATGATGGAGATGGCAACCCTGGCACTAGCAGTGGTGATGAACATGGCTATGGCATCAAACACGCCAACAGCAGTGTTGTTGAAAGGCCTACAGCAATGCAAGGAAGTGGCACTAGTGGCCACGATGGAGGTTGCCTTGCAAGAAATGATGGCAACCCTGGCACAAGCAGTCATAATGAAGACTACTCTTCATATTTAACACTTATGGCTGCTCTTCCTGATGACTATTCAGATGATGAGGAATTAAACCAGGCTATAATTGCCAGTATGGAGAGTCAAAC TGCAGAAAACGCCCCGGTTCAAGAGATACTGCTGGAACTCTCAAGCAAAATaagcacaaaacaacaatgcaaaTTTAATATAAATCACTCTGCTGTCTGGGACGGAGCTGTGAGAGGATTCCAAAGGGTGTCCTATGACCCCAACTTGATGATCACTGTAAAATTCTCAGATGACATGGGGAGAAACGAGGAAGGGATTGATTTAGGAGGGCCAAGGAGAGAATTCTTGAGGCTGCTGATGGAGACCATGGCCAGGTCACCCATGTttgaaggaaatgaaaacaGCAAGAACTTTGCTCTTGACAGTGCTG CTCTAAGAGAGGACCGGTACTACACAGCTGGCAGAGCCATTGCTGTAAGCTTGGTACATGGCGGTCCGCCACCAAACTTCCTCTCACCAACAGTATATTCTCTTCTGGTTAATGGTTCAGCAAAACCAGTGCTAGAAGACATAGCTGACATGGAACTtttggaaaaagtcaaaaag GTATCTGAAAGTACTACCCTTGAGGAACTTGAGATGTCAAAGGCCCCGCTGCTTGACTACTTGGCCAATGCAGGATGTCTGAGGCCGATGCGATCAATAAGAGACAGGGACTTGCTGGTAGATGACATTGTCATGTTCCAGGTCATCCACAGGGTTCATGGTCCATTTCAAAGGTATTCAGAGGTGTTGGTTGTTTGGAGTCAGATTATTCAGAATAGCAATCAGAATTTTacccagaggtgggatcaagtcactgttaggcaagtcacaagcaagtctcaagtcattgccctcgagtcccgagtcaagtcgagtcaaagacgaagcaagtcccaagtcgagtcacaagtcacagccaacaagtctcaagtcgagtcacaagtcgtaccattttag